One genomic window of Ilyobacter polytropus DSM 2926 includes the following:
- a CDS encoding methionine ABC transporter ATP-binding protein, translated as MIEIKDLNKLYSSAIGDVLAVKNVNLNIKEDDIYGIMGLSGAGKSTLIRLLNRLEEPSSGEILVEGNNILKFNDTELKEYRKKTGMIFQHFNLLQSRDVFGNIAFALEIAGWDKNDIPSRVKELLTLVELEDKERAFPSQLSGGQKQRVAIARALANNPKILLSDEATSALDPKTTKSILDLLKDLQKKLGLTIVLITHQMEVIRSVCNRAAIMDKGEVIEEGSVDRIFSNPRTEMAKEFISHLIPEETEEVDFVKSPGKKIIKLSYIGHTVEKPVISQMVRMFDIDANIVSGSIDKLVTQNVGHLILELSGERQEEALNWIKKEDVEIKVIYNG; from the coding sequence ATGATAGAGATAAAAGATCTCAATAAACTTTATAGCAGTGCCATCGGAGATGTCCTTGCTGTAAAAAATGTTAACTTAAACATAAAAGAGGATGATATATACGGGATAATGGGTCTGAGTGGTGCAGGTAAATCAACACTTATAAGACTTTTAAATAGATTAGAAGAGCCGAGCAGCGGTGAGATTCTCGTAGAGGGAAATAATATTCTCAAATTTAATGATACAGAATTAAAAGAGTATAGAAAAAAAACCGGGATGATATTTCAACACTTTAATCTTCTTCAGTCAAGGGATGTTTTCGGGAACATAGCCTTTGCACTAGAGATAGCAGGTTGGGATAAAAATGATATTCCATCAAGGGTAAAAGAACTTTTGACCCTTGTAGAATTAGAAGATAAAGAAAGAGCTTTTCCGAGCCAACTTTCAGGTGGTCAAAAACAGAGAGTTGCAATTGCGAGAGCCCTCGCCAACAATCCTAAGATACTCTTATCTGATGAGGCGACTAGTGCTCTTGATCCTAAGACTACCAAGTCTATACTTGACCTTCTAAAAGATCTTCAGAAAAAACTCGGACTTACGATAGTGCTTATAACACATCAGATGGAAGTAATAAGAAGTGTGTGCAACAGAGCAGCTATAATGGATAAGGGTGAAGTTATCGAAGAGGGAAGTGTGGACAGGATTTTTTCAAATCCAAGAACAGAGATGGCAAAGGAATTTATATCTCATTTGATACCAGAAGAAACAGAAGAGGTAGATTTTGTAAAGAGTCCAGGTAAAAAAATAATAAAGCTTTCATATATAGGACACACAGTTGAAAAACCAGTTATATCACAGATGGTTAGAATGTTTGATATAGATGCAAATATTGTATCAGGAAGTATAGATAAGCTTGTCACCCAGAATGTAGGTCATCTGATACTAGAACTTTCTGGAGAAAGACAGGAAGAAGCACTGAACTGGATAAAAAAAGAGGATGTAGAGATAAAGGTGATATATAATGGATAA